The genomic region TGGGCTGCTCCACCGGCAGGTCGGCGGGCTTGGCGCCGCGGAGGATCTTGTCCACGTAGGTGGCGGCGCGCCGGTACATGAGGGGCACATTCGCTCCATAGGCCATGAGGCCGCCCGCCTCCACGTGCTCCCTGAGCCCGTACACTGCCGGTAGGCGGTTCTTGGCCGCGAGGGCCACGATCTGCGTTCGGTGCGCAATGAAGAACGAGTCCCGCAGGACGAGGACGCCGCCCGCGCGCTGGCTGCGCATCGCCGCGAAAGCCGCGTCGAACTCGAGGGGGCTGCCAGCCTGCAGGATGTGAAGCTGCATCCCGAGGGCCCGGGCAGGTCCCTCCGCCTGTCGCAACATGGAGGGGTGGCCAGGATGGTTCGGGTTCTGGAGAACGGCCACCCGGGAAATCTTGGGGACGACCTCCTTGAGCAGCTCCAACTGCTTGCCCACCACCTCTGGGGCAATGCTGGTCAGCCCGGTGATGTTGCCGCCGGGTCGCGCAATGCTCGCGACGAGACCCTCGGCGACCGGGTCGCCAGCGACGGTGAAGACGATAGGGATCGTGCTGGTCGCCTGCTTGGCTGCCTCAGGGGCGGGCGGGCCCCCGGTCACGATCACGTCCACCTTCAGGCGCACGAGCTCGGCGGCGAGGGCAGGCAGCCGCTCGGGCCGGCCCTCTGCGAAGCGGTACTCAATCGCGATGTTCTGGCCTTCCACATAGCCCAGCTCGCGCAGCCCTTGCAGGAAGGCCCCGAGGCGTGGGTCATTGGTGCGCGAGGGGGTCGTGAGGAAACCGATCCGGGGAACCTTCGCCGGCGCCTGAGCTTCGGCCGCGAGCGGCACGGCGAGGAGGAAGACGGCCAGGAGGACGACCAGCGGCACCCTCACCCCGGCCCTCTCCCTCACTGAGGGAGAGGGAGCCTCCAAAACCCCTCGCCCCTCCGGGGAGAGGGCAGGGTGAGGGGTCGTCATTGAATGACCTTGTCGGCGCGCTGCAGTAGGGACGGCGGGATCGTCAGGCCGAGCGCCTTGGCGGTCTTGAGGTTGATGACCAGCTCGAACTTGGTGGGCTGCTCGACGGGCAGGTCGGCGGGCTTGGCGCCCTTGAGGATCTTGTCCACGTAGGTAGCGGCCCGCCGGAAGTTCTCCCGAGTGTTGGCCCCGTACGCCATGAGGCCGCCGGCCTCCGCGAACTCCTTCTGCCCATACAGCGCCGGCAGCCGGCTCTGTGCCGCCAGCTCCACGATCCGTGTTCTGTGGGCGAAGAACATATTGGCACCGAGGGTGATGAGTGCGCCAGCCCGGTCTTTGGTCATCGCCGAGAAGGTACTGGCGAAATCGCTGGGAGCCCGAGCTTCCAGCACTTGAAGCTGCACCTTCAACGATCGCGCCGCGACCTCTGCCTCTCTCAACAGGAGCGCTTGGGCTGGATTGGTCGGATCCGAGAGCACGGCCACGCGGGAGATTCCGGGAACGGCCTCCTTGAGCAACTGCAGCCGCTTGCCGACCAGCTCCGGAGTGAGGAGGGACAGTCCCGTGACGTTTCTCCCCGGTCTCGCCAGGCTGGCCACGAGCCCACTCCCGACCGGATCGGGATGAGTCATGATGACGATGGGGATCGTTGACGTGGCGCGCTGGGCCGCTTCGGGCGCGGGTACGGCCCCCGCGACGATGACGTCCACTTTGAGCCGAACCAGCTCGGCCGCGAGGGCGGGGAGTCGTTCGGTCTGGTCCCCGTACCATCGGCCCTCGATGAGGATGTTCTGGCCCTCGACGTACCCCAGTTCCCGCAGCCCTTGGAAGAATCCCTCCCAGAGGTGCGAGGCCTCCTTGGAGG from Candidatus Methylomirabilota bacterium harbors:
- a CDS encoding ABC transporter substrate-binding protein; this translates as MTTRRAFIGTLAGGLLAAPLGAEAQQAGKVWRIGLLGGYSPTSKEASHLWEGFFQGLRELGYVEGQNILIEGRWYGDQTERLPALAAELVRLKVDVIVAGAVPAPEAAQRATSTIPIVIMTHPDPVGSGLVASLARPGRNVTGLSLLTPELVGKRLQLLKEAVPGISRVAVLSDPTNPAQALLLREAEVAARSLKVQLQVLEARAPSDFASTFSAMTKDRAGALITLGANMFFAHRTRIVELAAQSRLPALYGQKEFAEAGGLMAYGANTRENFRRAATYVDKILKGAKPADLPVEQPTKFELVINLKTAKALGLTIPPSLLQRADKVIQ
- a CDS encoding ABC transporter substrate-binding protein is translated as MRVPLVVLLAVFLLAVPLAAEAQAPAKVPRIGFLTTPSRTNDPRLGAFLQGLRELGYVEGQNIAIEYRFAEGRPERLPALAAELVRLKVDVIVTGGPPAPEAAKQATSTIPIVFTVAGDPVAEGLVASIARPGGNITGLTSIAPEVVGKQLELLKEVVPKISRVAVLQNPNHPGHPSMLRQAEGPARALGMQLHILQAGSPLEFDAAFAAMRSQRAGGVLVLRDSFFIAHRTQIVALAAKNRLPAVYGLREHVEAGGLMAYGANVPLMYRRAATYVDKILRGAKPADLPVEQPTRFELVINLKTAKALGLTIPQSLLARADEVIQ